The Porphyrobacter sp. HT-58-2 genome has a window encoding:
- the dinB gene encoding DNA polymerase IV, whose product MASDAPLHDDGREARTDELGLRKIIHVDMDAFFASVEQRDNPDLKGKPVAVGGAGGRGVVAAASYEARKFGVRSAMPSITASRLCPDLIFVRPRFDAYKEASRQIRKVFEHYTPIIEPLSLDEAYLDVTDDRLGIGSATRIATLIRQEIRAKTQLTASAGVSYNKFLAKLASDQNKPDGMCVIRPGEGAAFVAGLPIRRFHGVGPKAEEKMQRLGIATGADLAAKDIAFLREHFGSMGDYLFRAARGIDLRPVAAHRVRKSVGGERTFSEDIGSGAALRETLATIIDIVWERIEASGARGRTVTLKLKFTDFRIMTRSASLPDYVSGKAQFAALSGALLEAELPLPRPIRLMGLTLGNLEGAEDEKPVRDEAQLRLL is encoded by the coding sequence ATGGCAAGCGATGCGCCTTTGCATGATGATGGCAGAGAGGCTCGCACGGACGAGCTCGGTCTGAGGAAGATCATCCATGTCGATATGGATGCCTTCTTCGCCAGCGTCGAGCAGCGCGACAATCCTGACCTCAAGGGCAAGCCGGTCGCGGTCGGCGGGGCAGGCGGGCGCGGGGTGGTGGCCGCCGCCAGCTACGAGGCGCGCAAATTCGGGGTGCGCAGCGCCATGCCCTCGATCACGGCAAGCCGCCTGTGTCCCGACCTCATCTTCGTGCGCCCGCGCTTTGATGCCTACAAGGAGGCGAGCCGCCAGATCCGCAAGGTGTTCGAGCATTACACGCCAATCATCGAGCCGCTGAGCCTTGACGAGGCCTATCTCGATGTCACCGATGATCGCCTCGGGATCGGCAGCGCCACCCGCATCGCCACGCTGATCCGGCAGGAAATCCGCGCCAAGACCCAGCTGACCGCCAGCGCGGGGGTGAGTTACAACAAGTTCCTCGCCAAGCTTGCGAGCGATCAGAACAAGCCTGACGGTATGTGCGTGATCCGCCCCGGCGAAGGCGCGGCATTTGTGGCGGGCCTGCCGATCCGGCGGTTCCACGGGGTTGGCCCCAAGGCGGAGGAGAAGATGCAGCGCCTCGGCATCGCCACCGGGGCCGATCTGGCGGCAAAGGACATCGCCTTCCTGCGCGAGCATTTCGGCAGCATGGGCGATTACCTGTTCCGCGCCGCCCGCGGCATCGACCTCAGGCCCGTGGCCGCACACCGGGTGAGGAAGTCGGTCGGCGGGGAGCGGACCTTCTCCGAGGATATCGGCAGCGGCGCGGCGCTGCGCGAAACCCTCGCCACCATCATCGACATCGTATGGGAACGGATCGAAGCCTCGGGCGCGAGGGGGCGGACGGTGACGCTCAAGCTGAAGTTTACCGATTTCCGGATCATGACCCGCAGCGCCTCGCTGCCCGACTATGTGAGCGGAAAGGCGCAATTCGCAGCCCTCTCCGGCGCGCTGCTCGAAGCCGAACTACCCCTACCGCGACCGATCCGGCTAATGGGCCTGACGCTGGGCAATCTCGAAGGGGCCGAGGATGAGAAGCCCGTCCGCGACGAGGCGCAACTGCGATTGCTCTGA
- a CDS encoding multidrug effflux MFS transporter, with amino-acid sequence MPVRKALGETELLWMMAMLMALNAFGIDAILPALDALARDLSVNGNDRQFVIGVYLLTAGMGALVPGALADRFGRRPILLGSVAVYIVLSVLSALAPTYDALIAVRAAQGFFAAGIVALPPAIIRDRVGGDKMARMMSLIFVIFLMVPAVAPTIGEAILQVGNWRAIFGVMAGLGVLMGAWVHIRLPESLSDENKQPIEPRAIAANMTRALALPSTAGYVIGSALVFGALFGFINSSQQLITETFGAGDIFPLVFAVCAGSMALASWSNSRIVERFGARRVSHTALFAFIVISACQVVFAFQPDEQLWQFVPLMAINMALLGFIGSNFGAIAMNPFFAIAGAASSAHGFVRMTMAAVLGGAIGYAFDGTARPLALALLASGITCLVLVLLSEKGKLFGPSDAELSR; translated from the coding sequence ATGCCTGTTCGCAAGGCTCTCGGGGAAACCGAGCTTTTGTGGATGATGGCGATGCTGATGGCTCTGAACGCCTTCGGCATCGATGCAATCCTGCCCGCGCTCGATGCGCTGGCCCGCGATCTTTCGGTGAACGGCAATGACCGGCAATTCGTGATCGGCGTCTATCTGCTCACCGCCGGGATGGGGGCGCTGGTGCCGGGCGCGCTGGCTGACCGCTTTGGACGCAGGCCGATCCTGCTGGGCTCGGTTGCCGTCTACATCGTGCTGTCGGTGCTGTCCGCGCTTGCCCCGACCTATGATGCGCTGATTGCGGTGCGCGCCGCGCAGGGATTCTTCGCCGCCGGGATCGTCGCCTTGCCGCCTGCGATCATTCGCGACCGGGTGGGCGGGGACAAGATGGCGCGGATGATGAGCCTGATCTTCGTGATCTTCCTGATGGTGCCCGCCGTTGCACCGACGATCGGCGAGGCGATCCTGCAGGTCGGCAACTGGCGCGCGATCTTCGGCGTCATGGCGGGGCTCGGCGTGCTGATGGGCGCTTGGGTTCACATTCGCCTGCCGGAGAGCCTCTCGGACGAGAACAAGCAGCCCATCGAACCGCGCGCCATCGCCGCCAACATGACCCGCGCGCTCGCCTTGCCGAGCACGGCTGGCTACGTGATCGGTTCGGCGCTGGTGTTCGGGGCGCTGTTCGGCTTCATCAATTCCTCGCAGCAATTGATCACTGAAACCTTCGGAGCGGGCGACATCTTCCCGCTGGTGTTTGCGGTATGCGCCGGATCAATGGCGCTCGCCAGCTGGTCGAATTCGCGCATCGTCGAACGCTTCGGCGCGCGGCGGGTGAGCCATACGGCGCTGTTCGCCTTCATCGTCATCAGTGCTTGCCAAGTGGTCTTCGCTTTCCAGCCGGACGAGCAACTGTGGCAGTTCGTCCCGCTGATGGCGATCAACATGGCGCTGCTCGGCTTCATCGGCAGCAATTTCGGTGCGATTGCGATGAACCCCTTCTTCGCCATCGCAGGCGCGGCAAGCAGCGCGCATGGCTTTGTCCGCATGACCATGGCCGCTGTGCTGGGCGGGGCGATTGGCTATGCTTTCGATGGCACGGCGCGCCCGCTGGCGCTGGCCTTGCTGGCGAGCGGAATTACCTGCCTGGTGCTGGTGCTGCTGAGCGAGAAGGGCAAGCTGTTCGGGCCGAGCGACGCTGAACTATCGCGCTGA
- a CDS encoding acyl-CoA carboxylase subunit beta yields the protein MTWAKELEELRRREALAEQMGGADKVARQHGRGKMDARARLAALCDEGSFREIGKIAGSAKYDANGDLASVTPAPFLFGKATINGRPVVATADDFTIRGGAADAGIARKMVQAEMMAHQLKLPIIRMIDGTGGGGSVKTLEQIGATYIPAVPGWGDVVTNLDTVPVVALALGPTAGLGAARTVASHYSIMVKGLSQIFAAGPAVVDGLGEAYKGGAANHEEAKEALGGSAIHTRNGVVDDEVASEAEAFARARHFLSFMPEYVGQPARRAACDDPTDRREEALLSLVPRDPKQVYSMRRCLDHVFDQGTVFEIGRHWGRAAITALARLDGWPVCVIASDPSYLGGSWEAKTSEKVERFVRLADQFRLPIVHLVDNPGFMIGREAEMAGTIRYGVNAMNAIYRATVPLASVVLRRAYGIAGSAMSNADRYQYRYCWPSGDWGSLPIAGGLEVAYKAELEAADDPEALLEEIRERLAKVTSPFRSAERFNVEDIIDPRDTRPLLCEFAGLAWRRLGAP from the coding sequence ATGACCTGGGCCAAGGAACTCGAAGAACTGCGCCGCCGCGAGGCGCTGGCCGAGCAGATGGGCGGCGCGGACAAGGTTGCGCGGCAGCATGGGCGCGGCAAGATGGACGCCCGCGCGCGGCTTGCGGCGCTCTGCGACGAGGGTAGCTTCCGCGAGATCGGCAAGATCGCAGGCTCCGCCAAGTATGACGCCAACGGCGACCTCGCCAGCGTCACCCCCGCCCCCTTCCTCTTCGGCAAGGCCACCATCAACGGCCGCCCGGTGGTCGCCACCGCCGACGACTTCACCATCAGAGGCGGCGCGGCGGATGCAGGCATCGCGCGCAAGATGGTGCAGGCCGAGATGATGGCGCACCAGTTGAAACTCCCGATCATCCGCATGATCGACGGCACCGGCGGCGGCGGCTCCGTAAAAACGCTCGAACAGATCGGCGCGACCTATATCCCCGCGGTGCCCGGCTGGGGCGATGTGGTGACGAACCTCGACACGGTGCCGGTGGTGGCGCTGGCGCTGGGGCCGACGGCGGGGCTTGGGGCGGCGCGGACGGTCGCCAGCCACTATTCGATTATGGTGAAGGGCCTCAGCCAGATCTTCGCGGCAGGGCCTGCCGTGGTCGATGGCTTGGGCGAGGCCTACAAGGGCGGCGCGGCCAATCACGAGGAGGCCAAGGAAGCGCTTGGCGGATCGGCGATCCACACCCGCAACGGCGTGGTCGATGACGAGGTGGCCAGCGAGGCCGAGGCCTTCGCCCGCGCGCGGCATTTCCTCTCTTTCATGCCCGAATATGTCGGCCAGCCCGCCCGCCGTGCGGCCTGCGATGATCCGACAGACCGGCGCGAGGAGGCGCTGCTCAGCCTCGTCCCGCGCGACCCGAAACAGGTCTATTCGATGCGCCGCTGTCTCGATCATGTTTTCGACCAAGGCACCGTGTTCGAGATCGGCAGGCACTGGGGCCGCGCCGCGATCACTGCCCTCGCCCGGCTCGATGGCTGGCCGGTCTGCGTTATCGCCAGCGATCCCAGCTACCTTGGCGGATCGTGGGAGGCGAAGACCAGCGAAAAGGTCGAACGCTTCGTGCGCCTCGCCGACCAGTTCCGCCTGCCTATCGTCCACCTCGTCGACAACCCCGGCTTCATGATCGGGCGCGAGGCGGAGATGGCGGGGACGATCCGCTACGGCGTCAACGCGATGAACGCGATCTACCGCGCCACCGTGCCGCTCGCCTCGGTGGTCCTGCGCCGCGCCTATGGCATCGCGGGCAGCGCGATGAGCAATGCTGATCGCTACCAGTATCGCTATTGCTGGCCATCGGGCGACTGGGGGAGCCTGCCGATCGCGGGCGGGCTGGAGGTCGCGTACAAGGCGGAGCTGGAGGCCGCCGACGATCCCGAGGCGCTGCTGGAAGAGATCCGCGAAAGGCTGGCCAAGGTCACCTCGCCCTTCCGCAGCGCCGAACGCTTCAATGTCGAGGACATCATCGACCCGCGCGACACCCGGCCCTTGCTATGCGAATTTGCGGGGCTCGCGTGGCGGAGGCTGGGGGCGCCTTGA
- a CDS encoding acetyl/propionyl/methylcrotonyl-CoA carboxylase subunit alpha — protein MITKLLIANRGEIACRIIRTARSMGIATVAVYSDADAKALHVRSADEAVHIGPSPAAESYLVGEKIIAAAKQTGADAIHPGYGFLSENADFAQAVIDAGLIWVGPKPASIRAMGLKDAAKQLMRSAGVPVTPGYDGSDQSVERLTKEAEAIGYPVLIKAVAGGGGKGMRKVDDPADFAAALESCRREAKASFGNDEVLLEKWITSPRHIEVQVFGDAHGNVVHLFERDCSLQRRHQKVIEEAPAPGMDAETREAICAAAVRAAKAVDYEGAGTIEFIADASEGLRADRIFFMEMNTRLQVEHPVTEEITGVDLVEWQLRVASGERLPKRQEELSINGHAIEARLYAEDPAKGFLPSTGRLERLDFGLSYRIDTGVAEGAEVSPFYDPMIAKVIAFANERDDAIDALIDSMRGLQVWPIRTNAAFLRRCADHPDFRAANLDTGFIARNESELIPADAANEAEWQAAAGFALADQPAEAEYLPQGFRLNAPSTARVALSHAGERRVIERARSTVPIHSDFGTMMLADGDDNARAFSATVTDDEIVLFSEGRAIGFLRSVRGTGQASAADGAIIAPMPGKVIAVDVAEGQAVTAGQRLMVLEAMKMEHALTAPFDGRVEGLAVSAGGQVQVEAVLCRVVPAAE, from the coding sequence ATGATTACCAAACTCCTGATCGCCAACCGCGGCGAGATCGCCTGCCGGATTATCCGCACCGCGCGCAGCATGGGGATCGCGACCGTCGCGGTCTATTCCGATGCCGACGCCAAGGCGCTGCACGTGCGGAGCGCCGACGAGGCGGTGCATATCGGCCCCTCGCCTGCTGCCGAAAGCTATCTGGTGGGCGAAAAGATCATCGCGGCCGCCAAGCAGACCGGGGCGGATGCGATCCATCCCGGCTATGGCTTCCTGTCCGAGAACGCCGACTTCGCGCAGGCGGTGATCGACGCGGGGCTGATCTGGGTCGGCCCAAAGCCTGCCAGCATCCGTGCCATGGGCCTGAAGGACGCCGCCAAGCAGCTGATGCGCTCCGCCGGCGTGCCGGTGACGCCGGGCTATGACGGGTCGGACCAGTCGGTCGAGCGGCTCACCAAGGAGGCCGAGGCCATCGGCTACCCCGTCCTTATCAAGGCGGTCGCAGGCGGCGGCGGCAAGGGGATGCGCAAGGTCGATGACCCGGCTGACTTCGCCGCCGCGCTCGAATCCTGCCGCCGCGAGGCCAAGGCCAGCTTCGGCAATGACGAGGTTCTGCTGGAGAAATGGATCACCTCGCCCCGCCATATCGAGGTGCAGGTGTTCGGCGATGCCCACGGCAACGTCGTCCACCTGTTCGAGCGCGACTGCTCGCTCCAGCGCCGCCACCAGAAGGTGATCGAGGAAGCCCCCGCCCCCGGCATGGACGCCGAGACGCGCGAGGCGATCTGCGCCGCCGCCGTGCGCGCGGCGAAAGCGGTCGATTACGAGGGCGCGGGCACGATCGAATTCATCGCCGATGCCAGCGAAGGCCTGCGCGCCGACCGCATCTTCTTCATGGAGATGAACACCCGCCTGCAGGTGGAGCATCCCGTCACCGAGGAGATCACCGGGGTCGATCTGGTCGAATGGCAGCTGCGCGTGGCGAGCGGCGAGCGTCTGCCCAAGCGGCAAGAGGAGCTGTCGATCAACGGCCATGCGATCGAGGCGCGGCTTTATGCGGAAGACCCGGCCAAGGGGTTTCTGCCGAGCACGGGGCGGTTGGAGCGTCTCGACTTCGGCCTGTCCTACCGGATCGATACGGGCGTGGCAGAAGGCGCGGAGGTGTCGCCGTTCTATGACCCGATGATCGCCAAGGTCATCGCTTTCGCCAATGAGCGGGACGATGCAATCGATGCACTGATCGACTCGATGAGGGGGCTTCAGGTCTGGCCCATCCGAACCAATGCTGCCTTCCTGCGTCGATGCGCCGACCATCCCGATTTTCGCGCGGCCAATCTCGACACCGGCTTCATCGCCAGGAACGAGAGCGAACTCATTCCGGCCGACGCGGCAAACGAGGCCGAGTGGCAAGCGGCAGCAGGGTTCGCTCTGGCCGACCAGCCCGCAGAGGCTGAATATCTGCCCCAGGGTTTCCGGCTGAATGCACCTTCGACGGCAAGGGTCGCCCTTAGCCATGCGGGCGAGAGGCGGGTGATCGAGCGCGCTAGATCGACTGTCCCAATCCATTCGGATTTCGGGACGATGATGCTGGCGGACGGCGACGATAATGCGCGCGCTTTCTCGGCCACAGTGACCGACGATGAAATCGTGCTGTTTTCGGAAGGTCGGGCCATTGGTTTCCTGCGCTCGGTTCGCGGCACCGGCCAAGCCTCCGCCGCCGATGGGGCGATCATTGCGCCGATGCCGGGCAAGGTCATCGCCGTCGATGTTGCCGAGGGCCAGGCCGTCACCGCCGGGCAGCGGCTCATGGTGCTCGAGGCGATGAAGATGGAGCACGCCCTCACCGCGCCCTTCGACGGCAGGGTCGAGGGGCTGGCGGTCAGCGCAGGCGGGCAGGTGCAGGTCGAGGCGGTGCTGTGCCGGGTGGTGCCTGCGGCGGAATAG
- a CDS encoding phytoene/squalene synthase family protein: MAVDAATRAALVEHARLSIKKGSQSFSAASQLFDNATRERAWLLYAWCRRADDIADNQDMGGELGDQSDLAERLARIRRLTALAFEGKPTSDPAFDALGVVAAEVGLTPQMAEDVIEGFQLDAEDWRPRTEADMMRYCYHVAGAVGVMMAVVMGVSPEDQETLDRANDLGLAFQLSNIARDIVEDDAAGRCYLPIEWLVEQDIEPGQHTKPHHRKELAEMAARLVALVEKHEAAARVGAAKLPFRSRWAVLSAARIYGAIGRKVRSRGVEAWNSRTYVPRGEKALYGVRAFLSAVINREKMPEGGIDWGIADFRPR, translated from the coding sequence ATGGCGGTCGATGCAGCAACCCGCGCCGCGCTGGTCGAACACGCCCGGCTGTCGATCAAGAAGGGATCGCAGAGCTTTTCCGCCGCCTCGCAGCTGTTCGATAATGCCACGCGTGAACGCGCCTGGCTGCTCTACGCCTGGTGCCGCCGGGCCGACGACATTGCCGATAATCAGGACATGGGCGGCGAGCTGGGCGACCAGTCCGATCTGGCCGAGCGTCTCGCCCGCATCCGCCGCCTGACCGCGCTGGCGTTCGAAGGCAAGCCGACGAGCGATCCGGCCTTTGACGCGCTGGGCGTGGTCGCCGCCGAAGTGGGCCTGACCCCGCAAATGGCCGAGGACGTGATCGAAGGCTTCCAATTGGACGCCGAAGACTGGCGCCCGCGCACCGAGGCCGACATGATGCGCTATTGCTACCATGTCGCGGGCGCGGTGGGGGTGATGATGGCGGTGGTGATGGGCGTCTCGCCCGAGGATCAGGAGACGCTCGACCGCGCGAACGATCTCGGCCTTGCCTTCCAGCTTTCCAACATCGCGCGCGACATCGTGGAGGATGATGCGGCGGGGCGCTGTTACCTGCCGATCGAATGGCTGGTCGAACAGGATATCGAGCCCGGCCAGCACACCAAGCCCCACCACCGCAAGGAACTCGCCGAAATGGCCGCGCGGCTGGTGGCGCTGGTGGAAAAGCACGAGGCGGCGGCGCGCGTGGGCGCGGCCAAGCTCCCCTTCCGCAGCCGCTGGGCAGTGCTGTCTGCCGCGCGCATCTATGGCGCAATCGGGCGCAAGGTGCGCAGCCGAGGCGTGGAGGCGTGGAACAGCCGCACCTATGTCCCGCGCGGCGAAAAGGCACTCTATGGCGTGCGCGCGTTTCTCTCGGCGGTCATCAATCGCGAGAAGATGCCGGAGGGCGGGATCGACTGGGGAATTGCGGATTTTCGGCCACGCTGA
- a CDS encoding TIGR00730 family Rossman fold protein has protein sequence MKRLAVYCGSASPEDPRYIQLAYDVGAELAGRGIGVVYGGGKLGLMGAVAKGAKDAGGEVIGIIPESLVRAEVANHDCDELVTVSGMHERKQKFTDLSDGFITLPGGVGTMDELWEAMSWSQLGYHSDPVGILNAFGFYDDLLAFNAKMAAVGFVRPAHQNILIAATSIHELLAKMAAYQPHTPIFRMKAEEL, from the coding sequence GTGAAACGTCTCGCCGTCTATTGCGGTTCGGCCTCGCCCGAGGATCCGCGCTATATCCAGCTTGCCTATGACGTCGGCGCCGAACTCGCCGGGCGCGGGATTGGCGTCGTCTATGGCGGGGGCAAGCTCGGGCTGATGGGCGCGGTCGCCAAGGGGGCGAAGGATGCGGGCGGCGAGGTCATCGGCATCATCCCCGAAAGCCTCGTCCGCGCCGAAGTCGCCAATCACGATTGCGACGAACTCGTCACCGTCAGCGGGATGCACGAACGCAAGCAGAAGTTCACCGACCTGTCGGACGGCTTCATCACCCTGCCCGGCGGGGTCGGCACGATGGACGAGCTGTGGGAAGCGATGAGCTGGTCGCAGCTGGGCTATCACTCCGATCCGGTCGGCATCCTCAACGCTTTCGGCTTCTATGACGATCTGCTGGCCTTCAACGCCAAGATGGCGGCGGTCGGCTTTGTGCGGCCCGCGCATCAGAACATCCTGATCGCGGCGACATCGATCCACGAACTGCTCGCCAAGATGGCGGCCTATCAGCCCCACACCCCGATCTTCCGCATGAAGGCCGAGGAGCTGTAA
- the crtY gene encoding lycopene beta-cyclase CrtY, whose product MPDSNQDQVSQTPAAHDVIIVGGGLAGGLIALALHRHAPDCRFLLIEAGRTLGGHHRWSWFETDIRPGARALMAGFALNGWDEGYDITFPRLGRTLPTAYRSLASAEFHRALMAELPAEQVMLETKAAGLDAGGVTLADGTRLAARRVIDCRPFKPSKALSGGWQVFLGQHFKCETPHGLTRPVIMDASVDQVAPHGNGAAYRFVYVLPLSEDEVFIEDTYYADQPKMDADVLKGRVAEYAHRNGWKGEVIDQEAGILPVISGGDFNAALAEIAIPGVAVAGARGGFSHPLTSYTLPFAVDNALAIAGLIARRPEVTGAELAAFCKRRAKRHWGATAYYRMLSRMLFEAAEPDKRVVVFEHFYALRGALVERFYAGRSTWPDRLRILTGKPPVAIPRAIRALFSSGKPLNTETPA is encoded by the coding sequence ATGCCCGACTCAAACCAAGATCAGGTTTCACAAACACCTGCCGCGCACGACGTGATCATCGTCGGGGGCGGCCTTGCGGGCGGGCTCATCGCGCTGGCTCTGCACCGCCATGCCCCGGACTGCCGGTTTCTGCTTATCGAGGCCGGGCGCACGCTGGGCGGGCATCACCGCTGGAGCTGGTTCGAAACCGATATCCGCCCCGGCGCGCGGGCGCTGATGGCAGGCTTTGCCCTCAATGGCTGGGATGAAGGCTATGACATCACCTTCCCGCGCCTTGGCCGCACCTTGCCGACCGCCTACCGCTCGCTCGCCAGTGCAGAATTCCACCGCGCGCTGATGGCCGAACTGCCGGCCGAGCAGGTGATGCTGGAAACCAAGGCTGCTGGCCTTGATGCAGGCGGTGTGACACTGGCGGATGGCACCCGGCTGGCGGCGCGGCGCGTGATCGACTGCCGCCCGTTCAAGCCGTCCAAGGCGCTCAGCGGCGGTTGGCAGGTGTTCCTCGGCCAGCATTTCAAGTGCGAGACGCCTCACGGCCTCACGCGGCCTGTCATCATGGATGCGAGCGTCGATCAGGTCGCCCCCCACGGCAATGGCGCGGCCTACCGCTTCGTCTACGTCCTGCCCCTGTCGGAAGACGAGGTGTTCATTGAGGACACCTATTATGCCGATCAACCGAAGATGGACGCAGACGTGCTGAAGGGCCGGGTGGCCGAATATGCCCATCGCAACGGCTGGAAGGGCGAGGTGATCGATCAGGAAGCGGGCATCCTGCCAGTGATTTCGGGCGGGGATTTCAACGCCGCCCTTGCCGAAATCGCGATTCCGGGCGTGGCGGTGGCTGGCGCGCGCGGCGGATTCTCGCACCCGCTCACCAGCTACACCCTGCCCTTCGCCGTCGATAATGCGCTCGCCATTGCCGGGCTGATCGCGCGTCGGCCCGAGGTGACGGGGGCGGAACTCGCCGCCTTCTGCAAGCGCCGGGCCAAGCGGCACTGGGGCGCAACCGCCTATTACCGGATGCTCAGCCGGATGCTGTTCGAGGCCGCCGAGCCGGACAAGCGCGTGGTGGTGTTCGAACATTTCTACGCCCTGCGGGGCGCGCTGGTGGAACGGTTCTATGCGGGCCGCTCCACCTGGCCTGATCGCCTGCGCATCCTTACCGGCAAGCCCCCCGTAGCTATTCCGCGCGCCATTCGCGCACTCTTTTCCTCAGGTAAGCCTCTCAACACGGAGACCCCGGCATGA
- a CDS encoding MipA/OmpV family protein yields MTLRSIFLPLVPALLCAAPALASEDAALAEVVADAGAEEQAEVAVSVQSAPQQSQPGGAPPTFAFTKPVFDDTWATIGLGVGMVPSYAGSDDYIAFPLPLIVGRVAGMGISPNGPGFLIDLNPGKPGLAPQKGARIAFGPAFRFRNDRNVQIKDEVVARAGKLDAALEVGGHVSVAWRGIFKPVDQLGVGVQARRDVLGAHGGLVIEPQVTYRAPIGKAIVLQAQMSAEFVDDSFAEYYFTINPAQALATGLPQFRADGGLNRIGTTAILSYDLDRNPLNGGWSVTGVGGISRLLGDSADTPFTAQRGDANQFILGLGLAYTF; encoded by the coding sequence GTGACGCTTCGTTCGATCTTCCTCCCGCTTGTCCCCGCCCTGCTTTGCGCTGCGCCGGCGCTTGCTTCGGAAGATGCCGCGCTGGCTGAAGTCGTTGCAGATGCCGGTGCCGAAGAACAGGCCGAGGTCGCCGTTTCGGTGCAGTCGGCGCCGCAGCAAAGCCAGCCGGGCGGAGCGCCACCGACCTTTGCCTTCACCAAGCCGGTGTTCGACGACACCTGGGCCACCATCGGCCTCGGCGTCGGGATGGTGCCGAGCTATGCCGGGTCGGATGATTACATCGCCTTCCCGCTGCCGCTGATTGTCGGGCGCGTGGCCGGGATGGGGATCAGCCCCAATGGCCCGGGCTTCCTGATCGACCTCAACCCCGGCAAGCCGGGGCTTGCGCCGCAGAAGGGCGCGCGCATCGCCTTCGGCCCGGCGTTCCGCTTTCGCAATGATCGCAATGTCCAGATCAAGGATGAAGTCGTCGCCCGCGCGGGCAAGCTTGATGCCGCGCTTGAAGTGGGCGGCCATGTTTCTGTGGCCTGGCGCGGGATCTTCAAGCCGGTCGATCAGCTCGGCGTGGGCGTGCAGGCCCGCCGCGACGTACTGGGCGCGCATGGTGGTCTGGTGATCGAGCCGCAGGTGACCTACCGTGCGCCGATCGGCAAGGCCATCGTGTTGCAGGCACAGATGAGCGCCGAGTTCGTCGATGACAGCTTTGCCGAATACTATTTCACCATCAATCCCGCGCAGGCGCTGGCGACCGGCCTGCCGCAATTCCGCGCCGACGGTGGGCTGAACCGCATCGGCACTACCGCGATCCTGTCCTATGATCTTGACCGCAATCCGCTGAACGGCGGGTGGTCGGTGACCGGGGTGGGCGGCATTTCGCGGCTGCTGGGCGACAGTGCCGATACGCCCTTCACGGCGCAGCGCGGCGATGCCAACCAGTTCATCCTCGGATTGGGTCTGGCTTACACCTTCTGA